One window from the genome of Echinicola vietnamensis DSM 17526 encodes:
- a CDS encoding 1-acyl-sn-glycerol-3-phosphate acyltransferase, with protein sequence MTDDYIKQKYDPILPRKDEWPVVKLAKSRKDFVQNVATFSRDKIISMTGNNLDLLKEELETTLYREKLRIKQNPWLVDPDDEEEFWAGVKSALVQISFESQATEEEKKAAYHKILESITSRYSEEIASNFKHSHYKATRKIVTFGFSRLLNAARVKGLGSIFSKQYTLQDKIQIIGETEQLRDLASKGTIVMVPTHFSNLDSILIGWTISTLGMPPFLYGAGLNLFNIQIFAYFMNALGAYKVDRRKKNLLYLETLKSYSSEALQFGCHSLFFPGGTRSRSGKIENKLKLGLLSTAVEAQRANYEKGFDDISGKIFIVPVTINYHFTLEAPSLIREHLSLTGQERYYKETDEFSNSYKISKFLVKFFTKGSDISVSIGQPMDILGNYVNKAGNSTDRDGRMIDCRDYFMSNGKVSIDPQREEVYTQILGDRIVEEFHKINRVFSSHLVAFTAFQMIKKQNSKMDLFSLLRLPDEDLILDYSDFRASCQMVLNRLMEIRAKGLVHVAPHLKQDIEKIIAHGLANVGMYHAKRPLIKTSDDKITTQDMSLLYYYHNRLDGYDLEKLFK encoded by the coding sequence TTGACTGACGATTATATCAAACAAAAATACGACCCGATTCTTCCTCGTAAAGATGAATGGCCCGTGGTGAAGTTAGCCAAAAGCCGTAAGGATTTTGTCCAAAACGTGGCGACCTTCAGCAGAGATAAAATCATCAGCATGACCGGCAACAACCTTGACCTGCTCAAGGAAGAACTGGAGACCACGCTGTACCGCGAAAAACTGCGCATCAAACAGAACCCTTGGCTTGTGGACCCTGATGATGAAGAAGAGTTTTGGGCCGGAGTAAAGTCCGCCTTGGTACAGATTTCATTTGAAAGCCAAGCGACCGAAGAAGAGAAAAAAGCCGCTTACCATAAAATCCTGGAAAGCATCACTTCACGGTATTCGGAAGAAATCGCCAGTAACTTCAAACACAGCCATTACAAGGCCACCCGGAAGATCGTCACCTTTGGTTTTTCCAGGCTGTTAAATGCTGCCCGGGTAAAAGGGCTGGGCTCCATCTTCAGCAAGCAATACACCCTTCAGGACAAAATCCAAATCATTGGCGAAACCGAACAGCTCAGGGATCTGGCTTCAAAGGGAACCATCGTCATGGTCCCCACGCATTTCAGCAACCTGGACAGTATCCTGATCGGCTGGACCATCAGCACCTTGGGCATGCCCCCTTTTCTTTACGGTGCCGGGTTAAACCTCTTTAACATCCAGATTTTCGCCTACTTTATGAACGCTCTTGGCGCCTATAAAGTGGACCGACGAAAGAAAAACCTGCTGTACCTGGAAACCTTAAAAAGCTACTCCAGCGAGGCCCTCCAATTTGGCTGCCACAGCTTGTTTTTTCCCGGCGGCACGCGCTCCAGGAGTGGAAAGATCGAAAACAAACTCAAGCTCGGACTCCTCAGTACGGCCGTGGAAGCTCAGCGTGCCAATTACGAAAAAGGCTTTGATGATATAAGCGGAAAAATATTCATCGTCCCGGTCACGATAAACTATCACTTTACCTTGGAAGCACCCAGCTTGATCCGCGAACACCTGAGCCTTACCGGCCAAGAACGGTACTACAAAGAAACGGATGAGTTTTCCAACTCCTACAAGATTTCAAAATTCTTGGTCAAGTTCTTTACCAAGGGCTCTGACATCTCAGTTTCCATAGGGCAGCCGATGGATATCTTGGGCAACTACGTGAACAAAGCGGGAAACAGTACGGACCGCGATGGACGTATGATCGATTGCCGGGATTATTTCATGTCAAATGGCAAGGTAAGCATAGATCCCCAGCGAGAGGAGGTCTATACCCAAATTCTCGGCGACCGCATCGTAGAGGAATTCCATAAGATCAACCGTGTTTTCAGCAGTCATTTGGTGGCCTTTACCGCCTTTCAGATGATCAAAAAGCAAAACAGCAAAATGGATCTCTTCAGCCTGCTGCGGCTGCCGGACGAGGACTTGATCCTGGACTACAGCGATTTTCGCGCTTCCTGCCAAATGGTGCTCAACCGCCTGATGGAAATCCGAGCCAAAGGGCTCGTGCATGTAGCGCCCCATTTGAAGCAGGACATCGAAAAAATCATTGCCCATGGGCTGGCAAACGTCGGCATGTACCATGCCAAAAGGCCGC